The Gadus macrocephalus chromosome 20, ASM3116895v1 genome includes a region encoding these proteins:
- the LOC132448499 gene encoding potassium/sodium hyperpolarization-activated cyclic nucleotide-gated channel 3-like isoform X2: MEKPRATGGSGGVGGLGTSGWRALLLPQLNRQSLYVYGSEIAVEEECTRQLQSGVLVIHPFSLIRSYYIMCMMAITFLNLIGIPMEIAFLDGANGLGWERFNVFSDTLFLIDVALNFRMGIIPEDSEVAILDLKQIRISYLRSWFIPDVIAAFPIGYILFFADLQYNNEDNPSKANRMMRILMFVRILSLIRLVRVSRLVRFFNEVEKVSNANLEVVRLFFRILSLFMMIFLLCHWNGCIQYFVPMLEEFPADCWVRKENLMNATVSVKYSWGVFRALSQMIALSYGSMDAPTNYVELWIVMVSMISGCMMYTVLVANATTMIANTDPTAKEYKSKMCRLEHYMTFMKLPPELQLRISKYYQARYGGKWFDENDVIDTVSSALKEEMLLAMCSRLLKKVPMFQDQDAHFINAVLLKLSYEVFLEGDVIARENAPGDRMFFIDHGEVGLEAGSFQKDLCDGDYFGEICVLTKGKHLATARALTDCQCFSLSWQGFQQALVGFPDVRKDLEKLVQLQADQGSNGV; the protein is encoded by the exons atggaGAAGCCGAGGGCCACGGGGGGGTCGGGTGGCGTGGGGGGCCTGGGGACCAGCGGCTGGAGGGCCCTGCTGCTGCCCCAGCTCAACCGCCAGTCGCTGTACGTGTACGGCAGTGAGATCGCCGTGGAGGAGGAGTGCACTCGGCAGCTGCAGAGCGGAGTCCTGGTCATCCACCCCTTCAGCCTCATaag GAGCTACTACATCATGTGCATGATGGCCATCACGTTCCTCAACCTGATCGGCATCCCCATGGAGATCGCCTTCCTGGACGGGGCGAATGGCCTTGGCTGGGAACGCTTCAACGTCTTCTCTGACACGCTCTTCCTCATCGACGTGGCGCTCAACTTTCGCATGGGCATCATCCCAGAGGACAGCGAG GTCGCCATTTTGGACCTCAAGCAGATCCGGATAAGCTATTTGAGGAGTTGGTTCATACCAGATGTGATCGCAGCATTCCCCATCGGATACATCCTCTTCTTTGCG GACTTACAGTACAATAATGAGGACAACCCCTCCAAGGCAAACAGAATGATGAGAATCCTCATGTTTGTTCGGATCCTCAGCCTCATACGTCTGGTGCGGGTGTCTCGACTTGTGCGCTTCTTCAACGAAGTGGAGAAA GTGTCCAACGCTAACCTTGAGGTGGTGCGGCTCTTCTTCCGTATCCTGTCCCTGTTCATGATGATCTTCCTACTCTGCCACTGGAACGGCTGCATCCAGTACTTTGTCCCAATGCTGGAAGAGTTCCCCGCTGACTGCTGGGTCCGCAAGGAGAACCTCATG AATGCCACGGTGAGCGTGAAATACTCTTGGGGGGTGTTCCGTGCTCTGTCCCAGATGATCGCCCTCTCCTATGGCTCTATGGATGCCCCTACAA ACTATGTGGAGTTGTGGATTGTGATGGTCAGTATGATCTCCGGCTGCATGATGTACACGGTGCTGGTGGCCAACGCTACGACCATGATAGCCAACACAGACCCCACCGCCAAGGAGTACAAGAGCAAG ATGTGCCGTTTAGAACACTACATGACCTTCATGAAGCTACCCCCTGAGCTGCAGCTGCGGATCAGCAAGTACTACCAGGCGCGCTACGGGGGGAAGTGGTTTGATGAGAACGACGTCATCGACACGGTCTCCTCTGCGCTGAAGGAG GAGATGCTGCTGGCCATGTGCAGCCGGCTGCTGAAGAAGGTGCCCATGTTCCAGGACCAGGACGCCCACTTCATCAACGCTGTGTTGCTCAAACTCAGCTACGAGGTGTTTCTTGAGGGGGACGTGATCGCCCGGGAGAACGCGCCCGGAGACCGCATGTTCTTCATCGACCACGGGGAGGTGGGCCTGGAGGCCGGTTCCTTCCAGAAGGACCTCTGCGATGGGGACTACTTTGGAG AGATCTGTGTGCTGACCAAGGGAAAGCATCTGGCCACAGCGCGGGCGTTGACCGACTGCCAGTGCTTCTCTCTGTCCTGGCAGGGCTTCCAGCAGGCCCTGGTCGGCTTCCCCGACGTCCGCAAAGACCTGGAGAAgctggtccagctgcaggccgACCAGGGCTCCAACGGGGTGTAG
- the LOC132448499 gene encoding potassium/sodium hyperpolarization-activated cyclic nucleotide-gated channel 3-like isoform X1 — protein MEKPRATGGSGGVGGLGTSGWRALLLPQLNRQSLYVYGSEIAVEEECTRQLQSGVLVIHPFSLIRSYYIMCMMAITFLNLIGIPMEIAFLDGANGLGWERFNVFSDTLFLIDVALNFRMGIIPEDSEVAILDLKQIRISYLRSWFIPDVIAAFPIGYILFFADLQYNNEDNPSKANRMMRILMFVRILSLIRLVRVSRLVRFFNEVEKVSNANLEVVRLFFRILSLFMMIFLLCHWNGCIQYFVPMLEEFPADCWVRKENLMNATVSVKYSWGVFRALSQMIALSYGSMDAPTNYVELWIVMVSMISGCMMYTVLVANATTMIANTDPTAKEYKSKMCRLEHYMTFMKLPPELQLRISKYYQARYGGKWFDENDVIDTVSSALKEEMLLAMCSRLLKKVPMFQDQDAHFINAVLLKLSYEVFLEGDVIARENAPGDRMFFIDHGEVGLEAGSFQKDLCDGDYFGAEICVLTKGKHLATARALTDCQCFSLSWQGFQQALVGFPDVRKDLEKLVQLQADQGSNGV, from the exons atggaGAAGCCGAGGGCCACGGGGGGGTCGGGTGGCGTGGGGGGCCTGGGGACCAGCGGCTGGAGGGCCCTGCTGCTGCCCCAGCTCAACCGCCAGTCGCTGTACGTGTACGGCAGTGAGATCGCCGTGGAGGAGGAGTGCACTCGGCAGCTGCAGAGCGGAGTCCTGGTCATCCACCCCTTCAGCCTCATaag GAGCTACTACATCATGTGCATGATGGCCATCACGTTCCTCAACCTGATCGGCATCCCCATGGAGATCGCCTTCCTGGACGGGGCGAATGGCCTTGGCTGGGAACGCTTCAACGTCTTCTCTGACACGCTCTTCCTCATCGACGTGGCGCTCAACTTTCGCATGGGCATCATCCCAGAGGACAGCGAG GTCGCCATTTTGGACCTCAAGCAGATCCGGATAAGCTATTTGAGGAGTTGGTTCATACCAGATGTGATCGCAGCATTCCCCATCGGATACATCCTCTTCTTTGCG GACTTACAGTACAATAATGAGGACAACCCCTCCAAGGCAAACAGAATGATGAGAATCCTCATGTTTGTTCGGATCCTCAGCCTCATACGTCTGGTGCGGGTGTCTCGACTTGTGCGCTTCTTCAACGAAGTGGAGAAA GTGTCCAACGCTAACCTTGAGGTGGTGCGGCTCTTCTTCCGTATCCTGTCCCTGTTCATGATGATCTTCCTACTCTGCCACTGGAACGGCTGCATCCAGTACTTTGTCCCAATGCTGGAAGAGTTCCCCGCTGACTGCTGGGTCCGCAAGGAGAACCTCATG AATGCCACGGTGAGCGTGAAATACTCTTGGGGGGTGTTCCGTGCTCTGTCCCAGATGATCGCCCTCTCCTATGGCTCTATGGATGCCCCTACAA ACTATGTGGAGTTGTGGATTGTGATGGTCAGTATGATCTCCGGCTGCATGATGTACACGGTGCTGGTGGCCAACGCTACGACCATGATAGCCAACACAGACCCCACCGCCAAGGAGTACAAGAGCAAG ATGTGCCGTTTAGAACACTACATGACCTTCATGAAGCTACCCCCTGAGCTGCAGCTGCGGATCAGCAAGTACTACCAGGCGCGCTACGGGGGGAAGTGGTTTGATGAGAACGACGTCATCGACACGGTCTCCTCTGCGCTGAAGGAG GAGATGCTGCTGGCCATGTGCAGCCGGCTGCTGAAGAAGGTGCCCATGTTCCAGGACCAGGACGCCCACTTCATCAACGCTGTGTTGCTCAAACTCAGCTACGAGGTGTTTCTTGAGGGGGACGTGATCGCCCGGGAGAACGCGCCCGGAGACCGCATGTTCTTCATCGACCACGGGGAGGTGGGCCTGGAGGCCGGTTCCTTCCAGAAGGACCTCTGCGATGGGGACTACTTTGGAG CAGAGATCTGTGTGCTGACCAAGGGAAAGCATCTGGCCACAGCGCGGGCGTTGACCGACTGCCAGTGCTTCTCTCTGTCCTGGCAGGGCTTCCAGCAGGCCCTGGTCGGCTTCCCCGACGTCCGCAAAGACCTGGAGAAgctggtccagctgcaggccgACCAGGGCTCCAACGGGGTGTAG